A single region of the Acidobacteriota bacterium genome encodes:
- a CDS encoding DUF3604 domain-containing protein, with amino-acid sequence MNRSRIRWISAPLQAGLAAVLLLGCEATPPVGGDYLSPDLRERVEQLKLDRAAEPTTSANVYERVDVLWEWANAYALTGGPLPVNFALDTAIMRWAEADGSPPDVRLVADVELNTVEDYVPSIDHYLEELQIKDEDPDALGTLRVVPDEPLVAGSTATVELVYEVGNMPIQIGGGVLAGRQWLADVNDFQNQDPAAPNYLTARTSRPGARLEPVMVPLVGPHGSQRFPKPTPAFLLAGTPLEPGDTITVTYGDRSGGSEGIGVQAFETDALLLPLYIDPQGNGNWLTPEWPHLQVVGGPVAGVRVLAPSVVAAGEPFDLTIRSEDGAFNRASGTLPGYEVLLEEEALATVREPTGAVALVDGLKIQETGIYRFVVRSSDGALEATSNPVWVENEPELRILWGETHGHTGFAEGQGSPAGYFRYGIEDARLDFLTLSEHDFWLDDYEWKQLQEIARRTTETGRAVAFLGYEWTPTRKRGGHHNVLFRSPDRERVPVQEADRLPLLWEGLRAANDPNDLLVIPHAHSAGDWTRSDGELERVVEIYSEHGTFEWYGNMFLRNGFEVGFLAASDDHRAKPGAPQGHFQASLVGVPGLAAVLAPEKTPDAIFDALRQRSVYAVSGPRILLDADLNGHPMGTRQPQTDERRLAVRVSGTSPIDRIEVIKNGGIAFSRSYLSAPLGDRSWLQLGFESSSEVFTPDKVDNPRPYRVWRGTLRVTGAQVLGVVPVGLDNRVLDRIETADAGVLRFDIRTRGRADTVLLELEGATASTRLEVELEPSREAGIGQGHERPAMDIPGDRIELALDGLRDSRLELEVPFGEHTDRLTLQVVEPGAPLDRVFDYLDMGPAAPGDYYYVRVTQLDGGQAWSSPFWVGEKGGR; translated from the coding sequence ATGAATCGCAGCCGGATCCGTTGGATCTCGGCCCCCCTTCAGGCTGGCCTGGCCGCCGTCCTGTTGCTGGGCTGTGAAGCCACCCCGCCAGTCGGTGGCGACTACCTCTCTCCCGACCTCCGGGAACGGGTGGAACAGCTCAAGCTGGACCGCGCGGCGGAACCGACCACCTCCGCGAACGTCTACGAGCGCGTCGACGTCCTATGGGAATGGGCGAATGCCTACGCCCTGACCGGCGGCCCACTGCCGGTGAACTTCGCTCTCGACACCGCGATCATGCGCTGGGCCGAGGCCGACGGCTCGCCGCCCGACGTACGCCTGGTCGCCGACGTCGAACTGAACACAGTCGAGGATTACGTCCCGTCCATCGATCACTATCTCGAGGAACTGCAGATCAAGGACGAGGATCCGGACGCGCTCGGCACTCTGAGGGTCGTGCCGGACGAGCCGCTTGTCGCCGGTTCGACGGCGACCGTCGAACTCGTGTACGAGGTCGGCAACATGCCGATCCAGATCGGCGGCGGCGTGCTGGCCGGACGCCAGTGGCTGGCGGATGTCAACGACTTCCAGAACCAGGACCCGGCAGCACCCAACTACCTGACCGCACGCACGTCAAGGCCCGGGGCGCGACTCGAACCGGTCATGGTGCCCCTGGTCGGCCCGCACGGCTCGCAGCGCTTCCCGAAGCCGACGCCGGCCTTTCTCCTTGCCGGCACTCCGCTCGAGCCCGGCGACACGATCACCGTGACGTACGGAGACCGCTCCGGCGGTTCGGAGGGCATCGGCGTTCAGGCCTTCGAGACGGATGCGCTGCTCCTGCCCCTCTACATCGATCCCCAGGGCAACGGGAACTGGTTGACGCCGGAGTGGCCCCACCTCCAGGTGGTCGGCGGGCCGGTCGCCGGCGTGCGGGTGCTGGCCCCGTCGGTCGTCGCGGCAGGCGAGCCTTTCGACCTGACCATTCGGAGCGAAGACGGGGCCTTCAACCGCGCTAGCGGGACCTTGCCTGGGTACGAGGTCCTCCTCGAAGAAGAAGCGTTGGCCACAGTCAGGGAGCCCACCGGCGCCGTCGCCTTGGTCGACGGGCTGAAGATCCAGGAGACGGGCATCTATCGTTTTGTCGTCCGTTCGAGCGACGGCGCCCTCGAAGCAACCAGCAATCCGGTCTGGGTCGAGAATGAGCCCGAGCTCAGGATCCTGTGGGGCGAGACCCATGGTCACACGGGCTTCGCCGAGGGGCAGGGATCGCCCGCCGGTTACTTTCGCTACGGCATCGAGGACGCGCGCCTCGACTTCCTGACCCTCTCCGAACACGACTTCTGGCTCGACGACTACGAGTGGAAGCAGTTGCAGGAGATCGCGCGGCGCACCACGGAAACGGGTCGTGCCGTGGCCTTCCTGGGCTACGAATGGACGCCGACGCGGAAGCGCGGCGGCCACCACAACGTCCTCTTCAGAAGCCCCGACCGCGAGCGGGTACCTGTCCAGGAGGCGGACCGCCTGCCCCTGCTCTGGGAAGGCCTTCGCGCCGCCAACGACCCGAACGACCTGCTCGTCATCCCGCACGCGCACTCCGCGGGGGACTGGACCCGGAGCGACGGCGAACTCGAACGGGTCGTCGAGATCTACAGCGAGCACGGCACCTTCGAGTGGTACGGCAACATGTTCCTCAGGAACGGCTTCGAAGTCGGATTCCTGGCGGCCTCCGACGACCATCGCGCCAAGCCCGGCGCTCCCCAGGGCCACTTCCAGGCCTCGCTCGTCGGCGTACCCGGGCTCGCCGCGGTCCTCGCGCCCGAGAAGACCCCCGACGCGATCTTCGACGCCCTTCGCCAGCGCTCCGTCTACGCGGTCTCGGGCCCGCGGATCCTGCTCGACGCGGACCTGAACGGCCACCCGATGGGAACCCGGCAGCCCCAGACCGACGAACGCCGTCTCGCGGTCCGGGTTTCCGGCACGTCCCCGATCGACCGCATCGAGGTGATCAAGAACGGCGGGATCGCGTTCAGCCGCAGCTACCTGTCGGCGCCGCTCGGCGACCGGTCCTGGCTGCAACTCGGATTCGAGTCCTCGTCCGAGGTGTTCACACCGGACAAGGTCGACAACCCGCGCCCCTACCGCGTGTGGCGCGGCACGCTCAGAGTGACCGGCGCGCAAGTTCTGGGGGTGGTCCCCGTGGGTCTCGACAACCGCGTGCTGGACCGGATCGAGACGGCAGACGCCGGTGTCCTTCGCTTCGACATCCGGACCCGCGGTCGCGCCGACACGGTGCTGCTGGAACTGGAGGGCGCAACCGCCTCAACCCGGCTCGAAGTCGAACTCGAACCCAGCCGGGAGGCCGGCATCGGCCAGGGGCACGAGCGCCCGGCGATGGACATTCCGGGCGACCGCATCGAACTCGCGCTCGACGGCCTGCGGGACAGCCGACTCGAACTGGAGGTTCCGTTCGGCGAGCACACGGATCGCCTGACCCTGCAGGTGGTCGAGCCCGGTGCTCCTCTCGACCGCGTGTTCGACTATCTCGACATGGGACCGGCAGCACCGGGCGACTACTACTACGTGCGGGTGACTCAGCTCGACGGCGGCCAGGCCTGGTCGAGCCCGTTCTGGGTCGGCGAGAAGGGCGGCCGATGA
- a CDS encoding carboxypeptidase regulatory-like domain-containing protein codes for MKDRLLRPWPAILAIAVCCPLSLWADGVQTGTVDGVVRDNAGAGVPGATVTLGGDRGDMTAITDAEGVFRFLLVAPGSYRLTVNLEGMGTAEAAVLVESGGRRTLDMTLISATEETITVVSDAVTVDRYAVGLSASLEAEVAEQLSFKGRNYQSSMETLPGVVHDAVSRFQGDIKFAVNGGQDVEMSGFVDGVDISFMRFGGSPRALLPSSSLEEVRLEDAGFGAEYGRVVGGITNAVIKTGTNDFHGQAMWIPQSQKWKATSDVSPGHPRSSTVENSYEANLGGYLKRDKAWFFAAHSKQNTNSLDILADGSFEDISFKANVATLKLSFQPNERHYFTLTGVDSPIDKNHANVSTGDQFAVCKCDLPGEFFSGTWSATLGSSSFLEFKIASQENTVDRGAIGSRTLSPGADSHSPLGNNFSYEDRGSRVRYNTIGHAAGEGYITIPRDQANASVSMFRGDHQFRFGADYQDIAIEALNVIDHRFYGIGYDPNLPGGFMRAQYLNVYDDPSPNTNTDEILSVYADDRVAATDKWNIYLGLRMDTQKQNNDVGTKINDWTKVAPRFAANYDFRRDGSLVLKVNAGRYYQILQGDLVTREFSTLPNGRNLFNQYNWNPATLRYDRFARRGTPANPNAVQPVDPYYKDEFTVGIAAQFAEIWLFEATGITWELNDLYLATHQYDDAGRIFREVRNRPDAFREYEGLRLTLRRAMRDDWTMQANYTWSNNNGNNFGRNDNTVLFDDDLGEGLGGIELGTGATDATLVFREGRGFLDRTHNLNVIALRSFVLGSHTISLGGYYGFRSGERWGLRRPTRLVHPVTGARINTSSYREPRDTNQLEDTHTVNLTGIWDFPLGGRINGRVGVELVNITNEQEIIGINRANGRQFPGTAAFQSPREVRLQAGIRF; via the coding sequence ATGAAGGATCGCTTGTTGCGTCCATGGCCTGCAATCCTCGCGATCGCTGTCTGCTGCCCGCTGTCGTTGTGGGCGGACGGTGTCCAGACGGGCACCGTGGACGGCGTCGTCCGTGACAACGCCGGCGCCGGAGTTCCCGGCGCGACCGTGACTCTCGGTGGTGATCGCGGCGACATGACCGCGATCACCGATGCCGAAGGTGTCTTCAGATTCCTCCTGGTGGCGCCGGGTTCGTACCGGTTGACCGTCAACCTGGAGGGTATGGGGACCGCGGAGGCGGCCGTGCTAGTCGAGTCCGGCGGCCGCCGTACGCTCGACATGACTCTGATTTCGGCCACCGAGGAGACGATCACCGTGGTCTCGGATGCGGTGACCGTCGACAGGTACGCCGTGGGCCTATCGGCGAGTCTGGAGGCCGAGGTGGCCGAGCAGTTGAGCTTCAAGGGTCGCAACTACCAGTCATCGATGGAAACCCTGCCTGGAGTGGTGCATGACGCCGTTTCGCGCTTTCAGGGCGACATCAAGTTTGCCGTCAACGGTGGCCAGGACGTCGAGATGTCCGGGTTCGTCGATGGCGTCGACATCAGCTTCATGCGTTTCGGCGGCAGCCCGCGAGCGTTGCTGCCGTCGAGTTCGCTCGAAGAGGTTCGGCTGGAGGACGCGGGCTTCGGCGCCGAGTACGGTCGCGTCGTCGGCGGCATCACCAACGCGGTGATCAAGACGGGCACCAACGACTTTCACGGTCAAGCCATGTGGATCCCGCAGAGCCAGAAGTGGAAGGCGACCTCGGATGTGTCGCCCGGGCATCCGCGCTCGAGTACCGTCGAGAACAGCTACGAGGCCAACCTCGGCGGCTATCTGAAACGGGACAAGGCCTGGTTCTTCGCCGCCCACTCGAAGCAGAACACGAACAGTCTCGACATTCTCGCGGACGGCAGCTTCGAGGACATCAGCTTCAAGGCGAACGTGGCGACACTCAAGCTCAGCTTCCAGCCAAACGAGCGCCACTACTTCACGCTCACCGGTGTGGACAGCCCGATCGACAAGAACCACGCCAACGTCTCGACCGGCGACCAGTTCGCCGTCTGCAAGTGCGACCTTCCGGGCGAGTTCTTCTCCGGGACCTGGAGCGCGACTCTCGGTTCGTCGTCCTTCCTGGAATTCAAGATCGCATCGCAGGAGAACACGGTTGACCGGGGCGCTATCGGCTCTCGAACTCTCAGTCCGGGTGCCGATTCTCACAGCCCGCTGGGCAACAACTTCTCCTACGAGGATCGAGGATCGCGCGTTCGCTACAACACGATCGGTCATGCCGCGGGAGAGGGATACATCACGATCCCGCGAGACCAGGCGAACGCGTCGGTCAGCATGTTCCGCGGCGACCACCAGTTCAGGTTCGGCGCGGACTACCAGGACATCGCGATCGAGGCCCTGAACGTGATCGACCATCGCTTCTACGGCATCGGCTACGACCCGAACCTGCCAGGCGGCTTCATGCGAGCGCAGTACCTCAACGTCTACGACGATCCGTCTCCGAACACCAACACGGACGAGATCCTCTCGGTCTACGCCGACGACCGGGTGGCGGCGACGGACAAGTGGAACATCTACCTCGGCCTGCGGATGGACACCCAGAAGCAGAACAACGATGTCGGCACGAAGATCAACGACTGGACCAAGGTGGCGCCGCGATTCGCGGCCAACTACGACTTCAGGCGCGACGGCTCCCTGGTGCTCAAGGTGAATGCGGGCCGCTACTACCAGATTCTGCAAGGCGACCTGGTCACCCGAGAGTTCAGCACGCTGCCCAACGGCCGCAACCTGTTCAACCAGTACAACTGGAACCCGGCGACTCTGCGCTACGACCGTTTCGCCCGGCGGGGCACTCCGGCCAATCCGAACGCCGTGCAGCCGGTGGACCCGTACTACAAGGACGAGTTCACGGTCGGCATCGCAGCCCAGTTCGCTGAAATCTGGCTCTTCGAGGCGACGGGGATCACGTGGGAACTGAACGACCTCTACCTGGCGACCCACCAGTACGACGACGCGGGGCGGATCTTCCGCGAAGTGCGGAATCGGCCGGACGCTTTCCGCGAGTACGAGGGGCTGCGCCTGACGCTTCGCCGAGCGATGCGCGACGACTGGACGATGCAGGCCAACTACACCTGGTCGAACAACAACGGCAACAATTTCGGTCGCAACGACAACACCGTTCTCTTCGACGACGACCTCGGAGAAGGTCTGGGCGGGATCGAGCTCGGCACCGGCGCCACCGACGCGACCCTCGTGTTCCGCGAAGGCCGGGGATTCCTCGACCGCACCCACAACCTGAACGTCATCGCGCTACGGAGCTTCGTCCTGGGGAGTCACACCATCTCGCTGGGCGGCTACTACGGTTTCCGCAGCGGGGAACGTTGGGGTCTCCGGCGGCCAACCAGGCTGGTCCACCCGGTCACGGGAGCCAGAATCAACACGTCCTCGTACCGCGAGCCGCGAGACACCAACCAGCTCGAGGACACCCACACAGTCAACCTGACCGGCATATGGGACTTTCCGCTCGGCGGCCGGATCAACGGCAGAGTCGGCGTCGAACTCGTGAACATCACGAACGAGCAGGAGATCATCGGCATCAACCGCGCCAACGGCCGGCAGTTCCCCGGCACGGCGGCATTCCAGTCGCCGCGGGAAGTGCGGCTCCAAGCCGGGATCCGTTTCTAG
- a CDS encoding MaoC/PaaZ C-terminal domain-containing protein — MPEPGLADLIGLETEPRSVAYGWKDVVLYALGVGVPVEDLGFLYERSSGGLQVLPSYCVIPEYEAMGDLEGRFDQTRMLHGEQLIRTFRPIPPEGPLVVTARVVNIFDKGKAAVIHTSAAGATVEGEKVFETLKVGFYRGGGGFGGDPGPKAEALDPPAGARPDLDITYTIPLGQAALYRLSGDYNPLHIDPDFARTAGFDRPILHGLCTYGFAVRAIVEGLCDGDVGRFREFKARFSDVVFPGEELTTRGWNENGRTLIQVSTPRGVVISNAYAVTD, encoded by the coding sequence ATGCCGGAACCGGGCCTTGCAGATCTCATCGGCCTGGAGACCGAGCCGAGGTCGGTTGCTTACGGCTGGAAGGACGTCGTTCTCTACGCCCTTGGAGTCGGTGTGCCAGTCGAAGATCTGGGGTTTCTCTATGAGCGATCGTCGGGCGGCCTTCAGGTGCTGCCGAGCTACTGCGTGATTCCCGAGTACGAGGCGATGGGGGATCTGGAAGGGCGGTTCGATCAGACGCGCATGCTGCACGGCGAGCAACTGATCCGCACGTTCCGTCCGATCCCGCCCGAGGGTCCGCTGGTGGTGACCGCGAGGGTCGTCAACATCTTCGACAAGGGCAAGGCGGCGGTCATCCACACGAGTGCGGCCGGCGCGACGGTGGAGGGCGAGAAGGTCTTCGAGACCCTCAAGGTCGGGTTCTATCGGGGTGGCGGCGGATTCGGCGGCGACCCGGGTCCGAAGGCGGAGGCCCTGGATCCGCCCGCCGGTGCGAGGCCCGATCTCGACATCACGTACACGATCCCCCTTGGGCAGGCGGCTCTGTACCGTCTGAGCGGCGACTACAACCCGCTCCACATCGATCCGGACTTCGCCAGGACGGCGGGTTTCGACCGGCCGATCCTCCACGGTCTGTGCACGTACGGTTTCGCCGTGCGGGCGATCGTCGAGGGGCTGTGCGACGGCGACGTGGGGCGCTTCCGCGAGTTCAAGGCGCGCTTCTCGGATGTCGTGTTTCCGGGCGAGGAACTCACCACGCGCGGTTGGAACGAGAACGGCCGCACCCTGATTCAGGTTTCGACTCCCCGGGGAGTCGTCATCAGCAACGCCTACGCCGTTACCGACTGA
- a CDS encoding sulfatase-like hydrolase/transferase, giving the protein MSRPTRREFLQGSLATGVLSAAYGCGTRETAREQTSRPNILFLFSDQHRWDWTPANPDVPVPMPHLEALAARGLTVERAYCAAPVCGPSRACLAFGREYDDCGVSSNRQSLPLDRETFYGLLRDADYNVLGCGKFDLASGALFEIIEKAGQLGEPVGLGLDGRRFTDRWGFTNAVNNAGKGAGALIYLTDPVGPKDSYYAYLDGRDPAQGRVCAEDMVDRRSPQTVEQWGKTRVTPLAEDDYLDNWIGGNGMSLLDGVPSEEPWFLIVNFAGPHPPMDITRRMERLYRGPDRVIDGFPQPDRYDGPWDADHHVRIRQNYAAMIENIDRWIGLFVQRLAERGELENTIIVYSSDHGEMLGDRSRWGKQVPFEASAGVPLVIAGPGVAPGRSTSAMVSLIDLTATFLDLGGAAVPDEMDGISLRGLLAGEADRHREYVLSGLYDWRMVYDGRYKLITGFEGASRLLYDLEEDPLEKVDRSADDPRRCRELEAMMRQGSYNSV; this is encoded by the coding sequence ATGTCCCGACCGACGCGACGCGAGTTCCTCCAGGGTTCGCTGGCGACCGGGGTACTGTCCGCGGCCTACGGGTGCGGCACGCGGGAGACGGCACGCGAGCAGACCTCGCGTCCCAACATCCTGTTCCTGTTCTCCGACCAGCACCGCTGGGACTGGACGCCGGCTAACCCGGATGTTCCCGTGCCCATGCCGCATCTCGAGGCGCTGGCGGCACGCGGCCTGACCGTTGAGCGCGCCTACTGCGCGGCCCCGGTCTGCGGACCGTCGCGTGCGTGCCTGGCGTTCGGGCGCGAGTACGACGATTGTGGTGTGTCCTCAAACCGGCAGAGCCTGCCCCTCGATCGGGAGACCTTCTACGGCCTGCTGCGGGACGCGGACTACAACGTGCTGGGTTGCGGCAAGTTCGACCTCGCCTCGGGTGCGCTGTTCGAGATCATCGAGAAAGCGGGGCAGCTCGGGGAACCGGTAGGGCTCGGCCTCGATGGTCGCCGGTTCACCGACCGGTGGGGCTTCACGAACGCGGTCAACAACGCGGGCAAGGGCGCCGGGGCGTTGATCTACCTCACGGACCCGGTGGGGCCCAAGGACTCGTACTACGCCTACCTCGATGGTCGCGACCCGGCCCAGGGGCGGGTATGCGCGGAGGACATGGTCGATCGGCGTTCGCCACAGACGGTGGAGCAGTGGGGGAAGACGCGGGTCACGCCGCTCGCTGAGGACGACTACCTCGACAACTGGATCGGCGGCAACGGCATGTCGCTGCTCGACGGGGTTCCCAGCGAGGAGCCATGGTTCCTGATCGTCAACTTCGCGGGCCCTCACCCGCCGATGGACATCACCCGTCGGATGGAGCGCCTCTACCGAGGGCCGGATCGAGTGATCGACGGTTTTCCGCAGCCGGATCGGTACGACGGACCGTGGGACGCGGACCATCATGTCCGCATCCGCCAAAACTACGCCGCGATGATCGAGAACATCGACCGCTGGATTGGCCTGTTCGTCCAGCGGCTGGCGGAACGCGGCGAACTGGAGAACACGATCATCGTCTACTCGAGCGACCATGGCGAGATGCTGGGCGACCGCTCGCGTTGGGGCAAGCAGGTGCCCTTCGAGGCGTCGGCGGGGGTGCCGCTGGTGATCGCCGGTCCCGGCGTAGCGCCGGGACGAAGTACGAGCGCGATGGTCAGTCTGATCGATCTCACGGCGACCTTCCTCGACCTGGGCGGTGCCGCGGTACCTGACGAAATGGACGGCATTTCGCTGCGCGGCCTCCTCGCCGGAGAGGCGGATCGTCATCGCGAGTACGTGCTGTCAGGCCTTTACGACTGGCGGATGGTGTACGACGGTCGCTACAAGCTGATCACCGGCTTCGAGGGTGCCAGTCGGCTTCTTTACGACCTCGAGGAGGATCCTCTCGAGAAAGTCGACCGGAGCGCCGACGATCCACGCCGCTGCCGGGAGCTGGAGGCGATGATGCGCCAGGGCAGCTACAACTCCGTGTAG
- a CDS encoding MaoC family dehydratase translates to MKTIRFDDIAALRAEVTEEFGPWGEPVEIKQTMINAFADLSGDHNWIHVDVERARRESPFRQPIAHGMLTMSLFANLPEGADFRVTGFGNSTNYGIDRIRFLAPVPAGAHLQASVRLADVQEKKYGTLLAREVQVRLAGENRLVFVARPLVLFMPPNVGAIG, encoded by the coding sequence ATGAAGACGATCCGCTTCGACGACATCGCGGCTCTCCGCGCCGAGGTCACCGAGGAGTTCGGCCCCTGGGGTGAGCCCGTGGAGATCAAGCAGACGATGATCAACGCGTTCGCCGACCTTTCCGGCGATCACAACTGGATCCATGTCGATGTCGAACGGGCTCGCCGCGAGAGTCCCTTCCGCCAGCCGATCGCCCACGGCATGCTCACCATGAGCCTGTTCGCCAACCTCCCTGAAGGCGCCGACTTCAGGGTAACCGGCTTCGGCAACTCGACGAACTACGGGATCGATCGGATTCGCTTCCTCGCACCGGTACCGGCCGGCGCTCATCTGCAGGCCAGCGTCCGGCTCGCCGACGTGCAGGAAAAAAAGTACGGGACTCTCCTGGCCCGGGAAGTGCAGGTGCGGCTGGCCGGGGAAAACCGCCTCGTCTTCGTCGCCCGACCCCTGGTCCTCTTCATGCCTCCGAACGTCGGAGCCATCGGTTAG
- a CDS encoding acyl-CoA dehydrogenase family protein gives MYGLTDEVRELRQRFRTFINDYVIPEESALAAEYDPTGPTFTRLKAEAKRLGLWAIGHPTELGGGGLDFMPFVYLNEIIGRSYWGMVCVGSVSMQDSIMLNLYASDEQRERFLKPLVAGDMYPSVGLTEPDVAGSDPTLMQTTAELDGDDWVINGHKWFTSSADIAAFTTVFCITEPEADRYAKFSSIIVPTDTPGYTIVRVIPTMGNVHSGHCEVRLEDVRVPRANLLGNRGEGFVIAQKRLGPGRIFHCMRWLGQAQRAFELMCERASSRWAHGSMLSEKGEIQRFIAESAAEIQAARMMTLNAAQVLDQGGEARVEISLIKFWGARMLHNVIDRAIQVHGALGVTGDTPLEHMYREARYARIYDGPDEVHRMVVARRLCRDPHGAPPWA, from the coding sequence ATGTACGGTCTGACCGACGAAGTACGCGAACTCCGCCAGCGGTTCCGCACCTTCATTAACGACTACGTGATCCCCGAAGAGTCGGCGCTGGCGGCGGAGTACGACCCGACCGGCCCGACCTTCACGCGCCTGAAGGCCGAGGCGAAACGTCTGGGTCTCTGGGCCATCGGCCATCCAACCGAACTGGGCGGCGGCGGCCTCGACTTCATGCCCTTCGTCTACCTGAACGAGATCATCGGCCGCTCGTACTGGGGCATGGTCTGCGTCGGCAGCGTCTCGATGCAGGACTCGATCATGCTCAATCTCTACGCCAGCGATGAGCAGCGCGAGCGGTTTCTCAAGCCCCTGGTGGCAGGCGACATGTACCCCTCGGTCGGCCTGACCGAGCCCGACGTCGCGGGTTCGGACCCGACCCTGATGCAGACGACCGCCGAGCTCGACGGCGACGACTGGGTGATCAACGGCCACAAATGGTTCACGTCGAGTGCCGACATCGCAGCGTTCACGACCGTTTTCTGCATCACCGAGCCCGAGGCGGACCGCTACGCGAAGTTCTCTTCGATCATCGTTCCCACCGACACGCCCGGCTACACCATCGTGCGCGTCATCCCGACGATGGGCAACGTTCACAGCGGGCACTGCGAGGTCCGGCTCGAAGACGTGAGAGTGCCCAGGGCCAACCTGCTCGGAAACCGCGGCGAGGGTTTCGTGATCGCCCAGAAGCGACTCGGTCCGGGCCGGATCTTCCACTGCATGAGATGGCTGGGACAGGCCCAGCGAGCCTTCGAACTGATGTGCGAGCGGGCCTCTAGCCGCTGGGCCCACGGATCGATGCTCTCCGAGAAGGGAGAGATCCAGCGCTTCATCGCCGAGTCGGCGGCGGAGATCCAGGCGGCCAGGATGATGACCCTGAACGCGGCCCAGGTGCTCGATCAGGGAGGCGAAGCGCGGGTGGAGATCTCACTGATCAAGTTCTGGGGCGCACGCATGCTCCACAACGTGATCGACCGCGCCATCCAGGTCCACGGCGCCCTCGGCGTCACCGGCGACACGCCGCTCGAGCACATGTACCGCGAGGCCCGCTATGCCCGCATTTACGACGGCCCCGACGAGGTCCACCGCATGGTCGTGGCACGGCGCCTGTGCCGGGACCCCCACGGCGCACCGCCCTGGGCGTAA
- a CDS encoding MaoC/PaaZ C-terminal domain-containing protein codes for MAARPPKANLADIGRRAGPEVFAYDQRDVGLYALSVGAGADDLGLLAGGGNGGMRVLPTFCLVAMHSLSPHFEDLVRNYHRVEAGEHLRMLRPLPASGRLHVSAEVTDIWDKGSLAIMRTRVDGRSDDGDQVFELVASSAMLGSGGFGGDPGPPSPVKRPAPDRPPDLRWSATIPETQAILYQLNGVADPLHLEEEFARSRGFERPILQGPATLGYAALALVREFCDGNPERLTEIEVRFSAPVVPGDTLTVDAWRVGGGEVLFSAFTGELPVLTQGRAVIDG; via the coding sequence ATGGCGGCGAGGCCTCCCAAGGCCAATCTCGCCGACATCGGGCGCCGGGCCGGCCCCGAGGTGTTCGCCTACGACCAGCGGGATGTTGGTCTCTACGCCCTGAGCGTTGGCGCGGGCGCCGACGATCTCGGCCTCCTTGCCGGGGGTGGAAACGGGGGCATGCGGGTCCTGCCGACCTTCTGCCTGGTCGCCATGCACTCGCTGAGTCCACACTTCGAGGACCTGGTGCGGAACTACCATCGCGTCGAGGCCGGCGAACACTTGCGCATGCTGCGCCCGCTGCCGGCGTCCGGCCGTCTACACGTGTCGGCCGAGGTGACCGACATCTGGGACAAGGGCTCGCTCGCGATCATGCGGACCCGGGTGGATGGCCGCTCCGACGACGGGGACCAGGTCTTCGAGCTGGTTGCCAGTTCAGCCATGCTGGGGTCGGGAGGATTCGGCGGTGATCCGGGGCCGCCGTCGCCGGTGAAGCGGCCAGCGCCGGATCGTCCGCCGGATCTCCGCTGGTCGGCGACGATTCCAGAGACCCAGGCGATCCTCTACCAGCTCAACGGTGTCGCCGATCCGCTCCACCTCGAGGAGGAGTTCGCTCGCAGCCGCGGGTTCGAGCGGCCCATCCTGCAGGGGCCCGCGACTCTCGGCTACGCTGCCCTCGCTCTTGTTCGCGAGTTCTGCGACGGCAACCCGGAGCGGTTGACGGAGATCGAGGTCCGGTTCTCGGCGCCGGTCGTGCCCGGCGACACGCTGACCGTCGACGCCTGGCGAGTCGGCGGAGGGGAAGTGCTGTTCTCCGCCTTCACAGGAGAGTTGCCGGTGCTCACCCAGGGCCGGGCGGTGATCGATGGCTGA